A genomic window from Pseudomonas alcaligenes includes:
- a CDS encoding IS3 family transposase (programmed frameshift), producing MSNPRYPEEFKIEAVKQVTERGLPVAEVAARLGMSTHSLYAWVKRYSKPQEQRAQEDDQQAELRRLRAELKRVTEERDILKKGRRVLCQGVRLKYAFINQLSADYSVRRLCLTLKVHASGYYAWLAEPKSARAKDDQRLLGLIKHSWLESGGVYGYRKIHDDLRELGEACGKHRVARLMRLEGLRSQTGYRRRPGRYGGKPPVASPNHLERRFNVTEPNRVWVTDITYIRTYEGWLYLAVVLDLFSRQVIGWSMKPQMTSDLAIDALLMAVWRRKPKQEVMIHSDQGSQFSSGDWQSFLKANNLLGSMSRRGNCYDNAVAESFFQLLKRERIRRKIYSTRQDARADVFDYIEMFYNPKRRHGFNNQLSPVEFEKRHLLSLESV from the exons ATGAGCAACCCGCGTTATCCCGAAGAATTCAAAATCGAAGCAGTCAAGCAGGTGACCGAGCGAGGTCTTCCGGTTGCTGAGGTAGCTGCTCGTCTGGGCATGTCGACGCACAGCCTGTATGCCTGGGTAAAGCGCTACAGCAAGCCCCAAGAGCAGCGAGCGCAAGAGGACGACCAGCAAGCTGAGCTACGTCGTCTGCGTGCTGAACTCAAGCGCGTGACCGAAGAGCGAGACATCCTAAAAA AAGGCCGCCGCGTACTTTGCCAAGGAGTGCGGCTGAAGTACGCCTTCATCAATCAGCTATCCGCAGACTATTCGGTTCGTCGTCTGTGCCTGACTCTGAAAGTACATGCCAGCGGTTACTACGCCTGGCTGGCTGAACCGAAGTCAGCACGAGCCAAGGATGATCAACGTCTGCTTGGTCTGATCAAGCACTCGTGGCTAGAGAGCGGTGGTGTGTACGGCTACCGCAAAATTCATGACGACCTGCGTGAGCTTGGAGAGGCGTGCGGCAAGCATCGCGTTGCTCGACTGATGCGCCTGGAAGGACTGCGCTCGCAGACAGGGTACCGGCGTCGACCGGGCCGTTATGGTGGCAAGCCTCCAGTGGCCTCACCGAATCATCTGGAGCGCCGATTCAATGTCACCGAACCCAACAGGGTCTGGGTCACGGACATCACCTACATCCGCACTTATGAGGGCTGGTTGTATTTGGCGGTGGTACTAGACCTGTTTTCGCGGCAGGTAATCGGTTGGTCAATGAAGCCGCAGATGACCAGCGACCTAGCTATTGATGCCTTGCTGATGGCGGTTTGGCGACGCAAGCCAAAGCAGGAGGTGATGATTCACTCAGATCAGGGGAGCCAGTTCAGTAGCGGCGACTGGCAGAGTTTCCTGAAAGCCAACAACTTGCTTGGCAGCATGAGTCGACGTGGCAACTGCTATGACAACGCGGTAGCGGAAAGCTTTTTCCAGCTGCTGAAGCGGGAGCGGATCAGGCGAAAGATCTACAGCACCAGGCAGGATGCTCGCGCTGATGTGTTCGATTACATCGAGATGTTCTACAACCCAAAACGCCGGCATGGTTTCAACAACCAGCTGTCACCGGTAGAGTTTGAGAAGCGACATTTACTGAGCCTGGAAAGTGTCTAG
- a CDS encoding HNH endonuclease has product MRNCFRESIPEIRDTSRYLDAAVSAHLTGHRELASALFKLADCDTNRAWLESIWGAKSAYVKLTPLLDQPLDPALRVQSRMPSKTQMAELHARDGYHCRYCGIPVIRPEVRKKACLLYPEQVTWGSANVSQHAGFQTLWAQYDHVLPHAYGGTNDLDNLVVSCAACNFGKMSYRLEELGLADPRERPPVQSQWDGLERLLSA; this is encoded by the coding sequence ATGAGAAACTGCTTTCGTGAGTCGATTCCGGAAATCCGAGATACCTCACGCTATCTGGATGCAGCCGTTTCTGCGCATCTCACGGGCCATCGGGAGCTGGCGTCGGCTCTGTTCAAACTGGCTGATTGCGACACGAACAGAGCCTGGCTGGAGTCCATCTGGGGTGCCAAGAGCGCTTATGTGAAGCTGACGCCTCTGCTTGATCAGCCGCTTGATCCTGCCCTGCGAGTGCAGTCGCGCATGCCGAGCAAAACGCAGATGGCTGAGCTGCATGCGCGCGATGGCTATCACTGCCGCTATTGCGGTATACCCGTGATCCGCCCCGAGGTTCGCAAGAAGGCGTGCCTGCTGTACCCCGAGCAGGTTACCTGGGGCTCCGCCAATGTTTCACAGCACGCGGGTTTCCAAACCCTCTGGGCGCAGTATGACCACGTGCTGCCCCATGCCTACGGCGGCACCAATGATCTGGATAACCTGGTGGTGAGTTGCGCGGCCTGCAATTTCGGCAAGATGTCTTACCGGCTGGAAGAGCTGGGTTTGGCTGATCCGCGTGAACGACCTCCTGTGCAGTCGCAATGGGATGGCCTTGAACGCCTGCTTAGCGCCTGA
- a CDS encoding helix-turn-helix transcriptional regulator, producing the protein MIATQGVRWHGKAWVSPGFGVFSGQAGHHDWHCHMAHQITIGITNDLTVTTPDSSVTARAICIQAGVTHRIEAVEVISIYLDALSEETQVFNAATNILPIDAQNISTLQRLLATPDISAQQMRGAVRQFLNLTDLPIIDPRLQLVLKALSKPANGRQELADLIHLSPTRFSHWFVEQTGLPLRSYRKWLRLVAALQHITEGRSLTVAAHTAGFSDAAHFSRTFRSLFGLDPSSALSQVSLSS; encoded by the coding sequence GTGATTGCAACGCAGGGTGTCCGCTGGCATGGCAAGGCCTGGGTCTCTCCAGGGTTTGGAGTATTTTCGGGGCAGGCCGGTCATCATGATTGGCACTGCCACATGGCTCACCAGATCACCATCGGAATAACCAATGACTTGACCGTGACCACCCCCGACAGCAGTGTCACGGCCCGAGCTATCTGTATCCAGGCAGGCGTAACTCACCGAATCGAAGCGGTGGAGGTTATTTCGATTTACCTTGACGCCTTGTCTGAGGAAACACAGGTGTTCAATGCCGCTACGAACATCTTGCCTATCGATGCACAAAACATTTCGACTCTGCAAAGACTGTTGGCAACTCCCGATATCTCAGCACAACAAATGCGAGGAGCGGTTCGCCAATTTCTTAATCTCACCGATCTGCCGATAATCGATCCACGGCTGCAGCTTGTCCTTAAAGCCTTGAGCAAACCCGCTAATGGCAGGCAAGAGTTGGCCGATCTGATCCACCTTTCGCCGACTCGCTTTTCTCATTGGTTTGTTGAACAGACCGGGTTGCCATTGCGCAGTTATCGTAAGTGGCTTCGTCTGGTCGCTGCGCTGCAACACATTACGGAAGGCCGAAGTTTGACCGTGGCTGCTCATACAGCAGGATTCTCGGATGCGGCGCACTTTTCTCGAACCTTCCGCAGCTTATTTGGCCTCGATCCGTCTTCGGCCTTGAGCCAGGTAAGTCTTAGCAGCTGA
- a CDS encoding TolC family protein translates to MSAFLFPRRGYLGVLAAAFWAAPWLAAQAQPLTFERAQALAEQSAPENLARQAQVASAQQAVGPADALPDPKLIIGFDNLPIEGPDRYTLNRDSMTMRRIGLMQEVPNGDKRLARRQLAEASMTRAEAEQRAMQLEIKRQTAVSWLDVYYAERSVGLFDQLDRQIEMLRSTVQSLIAGGSAQPGELLQADQEALALQDRRDELNRDVAVARAKLRRWIGNEADQPLQGDVPNLNLVAPHLQQRIASHPELRAASARVGEASAELNEAIAEKTPDWGVEFAYNNRDNQFGDMVMVQFTFDLPLFVGTRQGPKINARQQSVSQMEAEQEALLRAHQAELEGGIAELEQLRRTLSRTEKTLIPLASKRADLELAAYQAGNSQLTSVLTAQRDLIEAQLRQIEQQRKLSQLSASLYYAYVEGLK, encoded by the coding sequence ATGTCCGCTTTCCTTTTTCCACGCCGTGGCTATCTCGGCGTGTTGGCTGCCGCATTCTGGGCAGCTCCCTGGCTTGCCGCGCAGGCACAGCCCCTAACCTTCGAACGAGCCCAAGCTCTGGCCGAACAGAGTGCCCCTGAGAACCTCGCGCGCCAGGCGCAGGTGGCATCGGCACAGCAGGCTGTAGGGCCCGCAGACGCCTTGCCCGATCCCAAGCTGATTATAGGCTTCGACAACCTGCCGATCGAAGGCCCTGACCGTTACACACTTAATCGTGACTCCATGACCATGCGCCGCATTGGACTCATGCAGGAGGTACCAAACGGCGACAAGCGTCTGGCCCGTCGCCAACTGGCCGAAGCCTCCATGACGCGGGCCGAGGCCGAGCAGCGTGCCATGCAGTTGGAAATCAAGCGCCAGACGGCAGTGAGCTGGCTGGACGTGTACTACGCCGAACGCAGTGTTGGCCTCTTCGATCAACTGGACCGTCAGATCGAGATGCTCCGCTCGACCGTGCAATCGCTGATTGCCGGCGGTAGTGCTCAGCCTGGCGAGCTGTTGCAGGCCGACCAGGAAGCTTTGGCGTTACAAGATCGGCGAGATGAACTGAATCGCGATGTGGCAGTAGCTCGTGCCAAGCTGCGCCGCTGGATAGGCAACGAGGCTGACCAGCCTTTGCAAGGAGATGTTCCCAATCTGAACCTGGTGGCACCGCACCTGCAGCAACGCATTGCCTCACACCCTGAGTTGCGCGCTGCCTCCGCCCGAGTCGGCGAGGCTAGCGCCGAGCTGAACGAGGCCATCGCCGAGAAGACCCCCGACTGGGGTGTTGAGTTTGCCTACAACAATCGCGACAACCAGTTCGGCGATATGGTGATGGTGCAATTCACGTTCGACCTGCCGTTGTTCGTAGGCACACGTCAGGGGCCCAAGATCAACGCCAGACAACAAAGCGTGTCGCAGATGGAAGCCGAGCAGGAAGCATTACTGCGCGCCCATCAGGCTGAGCTGGAAGGCGGTATTGCCGAGCTTGAGCAACTGCGCAGGACCTTGTCACGCACCGAAAAAACCTTGATCCCGCTTGCAAGCAAACGTGCCGATCTCGAACTTGCCGCTTACCAGGCCGGCAACAGCCAGCTGACATCCGTCCTCACCGCCCAGCGCGACCTGATCGAGGCTCAGCTACGGCAGATTGAACAGCAGCGCAAGCTGAGCCAGCTCTCCGCAAGCCTGTACTACGCCTATGTGGAGGGACTGAAATGA
- a CDS encoding efflux RND transporter periplasmic adaptor subunit has product MKISAFGFAVALLAVGIGAAGGGYWLAQRQAKHEILPSSAPTDERKVLYWYDPMQPEQRFDKPGKSPFMDMELVPKYAGSEQDPSVLSIPAQAVQNLGMRTSMVIRGVLPSDIEAVGSLAYNQREVANLQARAGGFVERVYGRAPGDVLPAGAPLVDLLIPEWSAAQLEFLAVLRTADTRLISAAQERLRLLGMPQTLIEQVRHSGKPRAVQTLTTPISGELQALQVRAGMTVEAGQDLALINGLSSVWLDAAIPEAMAGSIQVGDEIRANLTAFPDRPLLGRVIALLPSADPQTRTLTVRSELPNPAGKLRPGMFAAVRLNSAVEQSTLLVPSEAVIRTGKRALVMLAEGDGRYRPQEITLGREADGRLEVFSGLEEGQAVVTSGQFLIDSEASLQGILAGNAEQDSTEGLHVSHGVIRALDGKQVTLEHGPFESLNMPGMTMAFPLVSSEVAVGLKPGDHVRIAARQTNSGLLIEQLRKEGDQP; this is encoded by the coding sequence ATGAAGATATCGGCATTTGGTTTTGCGGTCGCCTTGCTGGCCGTGGGCATTGGCGCGGCGGGCGGTGGCTACTGGCTGGCCCAGCGGCAAGCCAAACACGAGATCCTGCCTAGCTCCGCACCGACGGACGAGCGCAAGGTGCTCTATTGGTACGACCCGATGCAGCCTGAGCAGCGCTTCGATAAGCCGGGCAAGTCACCTTTCATGGATATGGAACTTGTCCCTAAATACGCAGGATCCGAGCAGGATCCGTCTGTCCTGAGCATCCCCGCTCAAGCCGTGCAGAACCTCGGAATGCGAACCTCGATGGTGATCCGAGGTGTACTGCCCTCGGATATCGAGGCGGTGGGTTCCCTGGCCTATAACCAGCGAGAAGTGGCGAACCTCCAGGCCCGCGCCGGCGGATTCGTCGAGCGGGTTTACGGTCGCGCCCCGGGCGATGTGCTGCCTGCCGGAGCCCCCCTGGTCGACCTGCTGATTCCCGAATGGTCCGCCGCGCAGTTGGAGTTCCTGGCGGTACTGCGTACCGCTGACACTCGCTTGATAAGTGCGGCCCAAGAGCGCCTGCGCCTGCTTGGCATGCCTCAAACGTTGATCGAGCAGGTCCGCCACAGCGGCAAACCACGGGCGGTGCAAACCCTCACCACACCTATCAGCGGCGAGCTCCAAGCCTTGCAGGTACGCGCCGGGATGACCGTCGAAGCCGGGCAGGATCTGGCGTTGATTAACGGGCTATCCAGTGTCTGGCTCGATGCGGCGATACCCGAGGCCATGGCCGGAAGTATCCAGGTCGGGGACGAGATCCGCGCCAACCTGACGGCCTTTCCTGATCGACCGCTGCTGGGCCGCGTCATAGCCTTGCTGCCGAGTGCCGATCCGCAAACGCGCACGCTCACGGTACGCAGCGAGCTACCCAACCCTGCCGGTAAGTTGCGCCCCGGCATGTTCGCCGCCGTACGCCTGAACAGTGCCGTCGAACAATCCACGCTTCTTGTGCCGAGTGAAGCCGTGATTCGCACCGGCAAGCGTGCATTGGTGATGCTGGCCGAAGGCGACGGACGCTACCGCCCCCAGGAAATCACCTTGGGCCGCGAGGCCGATGGGCGTCTGGAGGTGTTTTCCGGTCTTGAGGAAGGTCAGGCGGTCGTTACCTCCGGCCAGTTCCTCATCGATTCGGAAGCCAGCCTGCAGGGCATCCTGGCCGGCAATGCAGAACAGGACAGCACGGAGGGGCTGCATGTGTCTCACGGCGTTATTCGCGCACTGGACGGGAAACAAGTCACCCTGGAGCATGGCCCCTTCGAGAGCCTGAATATGCCCGGTATGACCATGGCTTTTCCTCTGGTCAGCTCCGAAGTAGCTGTGGGACTTAAGCCAGGAGATCACGTACGCATCGCCGCACGTCAGACAAACTCCGGCCTGCTGATCGAGCAGCTCCGCAAGGAAGGAGACCAGCCATGA
- a CDS encoding efflux RND transporter permease subunit, protein MIARLIHWSIGNRFLVLLATLFITALGLWSLRNTPLDALPDLSDTQVIIRTSFPGQAPQIVENQVTYPLATTMLSVPGAKTVRGYSFFGDSFVYVLFEDDTDLYWARSRVLEYLNQAQERLPEGVTTTLGPDATGVGWIYQYALVDRSGQHDLAQLRALQDWFLKYELKSLPNVAEVATLGGMVKQYQVLLDPQKLVAYGVTQQEVEAALKSANQETGGAILELAEREYMVRASGYLESLADFRNVPLRASASGVPVLLGQVATIQLGPEMRRGIAELDGQGEVVGGVVILRSGKNARDAIAAVKTKLDSLKGSLPAGVEVVTTYDRSQLIDRAIDNLSYKLLEEFAVVALVCLIFLWHLRSSLVAIITLPLGILMAFIVMRYQGVNANIMSLGGIAIAIGAMVDAAVVMIENAHKHIEAWKARHPGEPLQGEAHWRVIGEAAAEVGPALFFSLLIITLSFLPVFTLEAQEGRLFGPLAFTKTYAMAAAAGLSITLVPVLMGYWIRGHIPSEQQNPLNRWLIGAYRPVLEWVLAWPKVTLALALLVFLSSLWPLSRLGGEFLPPMDEGDLLYMPSALPGLPASKATQLLQQTNRMILTVPEVARVFGKAGRAETATDPAPLEMFETTVQFKPRDQWRAGMTPEKLIEELDRAVKVPGLSNIWVPPIRNRIDMLATGIKSPIGVKVSGTSLVDIERITRDIEAVAKEVPGVSSALAERLTGGRYVDIQIDRLAAARYGLSIADVQAVVSGAIGGSNIGETVEGLARFPINLRYPKEWRDSPQALRRMPILTQAGQQITLGTVAQVSLTEGPPMLRSENGRLSGWVYVDVRGRDLASTVRELQQRVAERVQLDAGMTVSYSGQFEFLERANARLAWVVPATLLIIFVLLYLTFSRFGEALLIMATLPFALSGGIWLLYWFGFNLSVATGVGFIALAGVSAEFGVIMLLYLKNAWHARIDSGRSGDPALLEAIREGAVLRVRPKVMTVAVIIAGLLPILWGGGAGSEVMKRIAAPMVGGMITAPLMSMLVLPAAYWLMRRQRTQKVRAPQEL, encoded by the coding sequence ATGATCGCGCGCCTGATCCATTGGTCGATCGGCAACCGCTTCCTGGTACTGCTGGCCACCCTGTTCATCACCGCCCTGGGCCTCTGGTCGCTGCGCAACACGCCGTTGGATGCACTGCCGGACCTATCTGACACCCAGGTCATCATCAGAACCAGCTTTCCCGGACAGGCACCGCAGATCGTCGAGAACCAGGTGACCTACCCACTGGCCACAACCATGCTCTCGGTACCGGGGGCGAAGACGGTGCGCGGCTACTCGTTCTTCGGCGACTCCTTCGTCTACGTGCTGTTCGAGGACGACACCGACCTCTACTGGGCGCGCTCGCGGGTGCTGGAGTACCTCAACCAGGCGCAGGAACGCCTGCCCGAGGGTGTTACCACCACCCTTGGGCCGGATGCCACCGGCGTGGGCTGGATCTACCAGTACGCCTTGGTCGACCGCAGCGGCCAGCATGATCTTGCCCAGCTGCGGGCACTGCAGGACTGGTTCCTCAAGTACGAACTCAAGAGCCTGCCCAACGTAGCCGAAGTGGCCACCCTCGGCGGCATGGTCAAGCAATACCAAGTGCTGCTCGATCCGCAGAAGCTGGTGGCTTATGGGGTAACTCAGCAGGAGGTCGAAGCGGCGCTGAAGAGCGCCAATCAGGAAACCGGCGGCGCCATCCTGGAGCTGGCAGAGCGCGAGTACATGGTGCGGGCTTCAGGCTATCTAGAGAGCCTGGCGGATTTCCGCAATGTGCCGCTGCGGGCTTCGGCCAGCGGAGTTCCGGTGCTGCTGGGTCAGGTGGCCACCATTCAGCTGGGGCCAGAGATGCGTCGTGGCATTGCCGAGCTGGATGGCCAGGGTGAAGTGGTAGGCGGCGTGGTCATCTTGCGCTCCGGAAAGAATGCCCGCGATGCCATCGCCGCGGTGAAGACCAAGCTGGACAGCCTGAAGGGCAGCTTGCCGGCCGGCGTCGAGGTGGTCACCACCTATGACCGTTCGCAATTGATCGACCGCGCCATCGATAACCTCAGCTACAAGCTGCTGGAAGAGTTCGCGGTGGTGGCCCTGGTTTGCCTGATCTTCCTCTGGCACCTGCGCTCGTCGCTGGTCGCGATCATCACCCTGCCCCTGGGCATCCTGATGGCCTTCATCGTCATGCGCTACCAGGGCGTCAATGCCAACATCATGTCGCTGGGCGGGATCGCAATCGCCATCGGCGCCATGGTCGATGCCGCCGTGGTGATGATCGAGAACGCGCACAAGCACATCGAGGCCTGGAAGGCTCGACACCCCGGTGAACCGCTTCAGGGCGAGGCGCACTGGCGGGTGATCGGCGAAGCTGCGGCCGAGGTCGGGCCGGCGCTGTTCTTCAGCCTTTTGATCATCACCCTGTCTTTCCTCCCGGTCTTCACCCTGGAGGCCCAGGAGGGTCGCCTGTTTGGCCCGCTGGCATTCACCAAGACCTATGCCATGGCTGCCGCTGCTGGCCTCTCGATCACCTTGGTACCGGTGCTGATGGGCTACTGGATTCGTGGGCATATCCCCAGCGAACAACAGAACCCCTTGAATCGTTGGCTGATCGGTGCATACCGGCCGGTGCTGGAGTGGGTGCTGGCTTGGCCTAAGGTGACCCTAGCGCTGGCCTTGCTAGTGTTTTTGTCCAGTCTCTGGCCCCTCAGCAGACTCGGAGGAGAGTTTCTGCCGCCGATGGACGAGGGCGACTTGTTGTACATGCCATCAGCCCTGCCCGGCTTGCCGGCCAGCAAGGCCACCCAGCTGCTGCAGCAAACCAACCGGATGATCCTCACGGTGCCCGAAGTGGCACGGGTATTCGGCAAGGCCGGGCGAGCAGAGACCGCCACCGATCCAGCACCGCTGGAAATGTTCGAGACCACGGTGCAGTTCAAACCACGCGATCAATGGCGCGCGGGGATGACACCCGAAAAGCTGATCGAGGAACTGGATCGCGCGGTAAAAGTTCCGGGGCTGTCCAATATCTGGGTGCCGCCCATCCGCAACCGCATCGACATGCTGGCGACGGGGATCAAGAGCCCCATTGGGGTGAAAGTGTCCGGAACCTCCTTGGTCGACATCGAGCGCATAACGCGCGATATCGAGGCCGTGGCCAAAGAGGTGCCTGGGGTGAGTTCGGCCTTGGCAGAACGCCTTACTGGCGGCCGTTACGTGGACATCCAGATCGATCGACTGGCCGCGGCGCGCTATGGCCTGAGCATCGCCGATGTGCAGGCGGTGGTATCGGGCGCCATCGGCGGCAGCAATATTGGTGAGACGGTTGAAGGACTGGCCCGCTTCCCGATCAACCTGCGCTATCCCAAGGAGTGGCGAGATAGTCCGCAGGCACTACGGCGTATGCCGATCCTCACGCAAGCCGGCCAGCAGATCACCTTGGGCACCGTCGCCCAGGTTAGTCTGACCGAAGGGCCACCAATGCTGCGCAGCGAGAACGGGCGTCTGTCCGGTTGGGTGTATGTCGATGTACGTGGGCGCGACCTGGCATCGACCGTGCGCGAGTTGCAGCAACGCGTCGCCGAGCGGGTACAACTCGACGCCGGCATGACCGTCTCCTACTCCGGTCAGTTCGAATTCCTCGAGCGCGCCAATGCGCGGCTGGCCTGGGTGGTGCCGGCGACTCTGTTGATTATCTTCGTGCTGCTTTACCTGACCTTCAGCCGCTTCGGTGAGGCCCTACTGATCATGGCAACCCTGCCCTTCGCCCTATCGGGCGGCATCTGGCTGCTCTACTGGTTCGGCTTCAACCTCTCGGTCGCCACCGGCGTGGGCTTCATTGCCCTGGCCGGCGTCTCGGCAGAGTTCGGGGTAATCATGCTGCTGTACCTGAAGAATGCCTGGCATGCACGTATAGATTCCGGGCGCAGCGGTGATCCGGCCCTACTGGAGGCAATTCGTGAAGGTGCAGTGCTGCGCGTGCGGCCTAAGGTGATGACGGTGGCCGTGATCATCGCCGGCCTGCTGCCGATCCTCTGGGGCGGTGGTGCCGGTTCCGAGGTGATGAAGCGCATCGCCGCGCCCATGGTCGGCGGCATGATTACCGCGCCGCTGATGTCCATGCTGGTTTTGCCGGCCGCCTACTGGCTGATGCGAAGGCAGCGTACACAGAAGGTTCGCGCACCGCAGGAGCTATAG
- a CDS encoding DUF2790 domain-containing protein: protein MKSLKVIAALAVMVVSSTALAEGGADRIYGRMIQANEQAMQEYAAANGKNPPEVIHYRYGMKLDIARVVATTPTDSSCNVMPAQMTYEDSNGDLNILEYRAAGTGCRNQN from the coding sequence ATGAAAAGCCTCAAAGTTATTGCAGCACTTGCCGTTATGGTTGTTTCCTCTACCGCCCTGGCAGAAGGCGGTGCTGATCGTATTTATGGTCGGATGATTCAGGCCAATGAGCAGGCCATGCAAGAATATGCTGCCGCTAACGGAAAGAATCCGCCTGAAGTCATTCATTACCGCTACGGCATGAAGCTCGATATCGCCAGGGTCGTGGCCACTACCCCGACGGACTCTAGCTGCAATGTGATGCCGGCCCAGATGACCTACGAGGACTCCAACGGCGATCTGAATATTCTTGAATACCGTGCAGCCGGAACAGGTTGCCGGAACCAAAACTAA
- a CDS encoding DUF411 domain-containing protein, protein MKAKYLALLAALSVTSAVQAADALTIDVHRDANCGCCKKWISHLEANGFKVVDHVESNMTAVKQSLGVAPRLASCHTAVIDGKFVEGHVPAAQVIELTKRDDLVGIAVPGMPAGSPGMEVDGVQHAYQVIGLTKTGSDQVVAEYPAQ, encoded by the coding sequence ATGAAAGCTAAATATCTGGCCTTGCTGGCCGCTCTCTCCGTCACATCTGCAGTTCAAGCCGCTGATGCCCTGACGATTGATGTCCATCGTGATGCCAATTGCGGATGTTGCAAGAAGTGGATCTCACACCTCGAAGCGAATGGCTTCAAAGTCGTCGACCATGTCGAAAGCAACATGACGGCAGTGAAGCAAAGTCTGGGCGTTGCGCCGCGGTTGGCGTCTTGCCACACCGCAGTGATTGACGGCAAGTTCGTCGAAGGTCATGTGCCGGCGGCTCAGGTCATCGAGCTCACCAAGCGCGATGATCTCGTGGGCATCGCTGTTCCTGGGATGCCGGCGGGCTCCCCCGGCATGGAAGTCGATGGCGTACAGCATGCCTACCAGGTCATTGGCTTGACCAAGACGGGGTCTGATCAGGTCGTTGCAGAATATCCCGCTCAGTAG
- a CDS encoding c-type cytochrome, giving the protein MKRTIKTLVAAGVVGSTAVLAGAYFGVVNVGADDPHFPAVHAFLTMARDRSIEVRSQDIEVPNLDDQALIRAGAGNYNSMCIGCHLAPGVAETELSQSLYPAPPNLAKIGVDGNPSAAFWVIKHGIKATGMPAWGKSMGDEYIWGMVAFLDQLPTMDAKQYQALVASSGGHQHGGGETQMHNHEGQHGDNKPGHHGNSGGGEDHHGTGDAGEPGHHDAAATDSEGGSAPEAGHHSDMSSDDHHAGDEAAPSGGDHHSEQTPNASPKTHTHADGKEHVHES; this is encoded by the coding sequence ATGAAAAGAACAATTAAAACTTTGGTGGCGGCCGGCGTGGTCGGTAGCACAGCTGTCCTGGCCGGCGCCTACTTTGGCGTGGTCAACGTGGGGGCCGATGACCCCCATTTTCCTGCAGTGCATGCGTTTCTCACGATGGCCCGTGACCGCTCTATCGAAGTCCGTTCGCAGGACATCGAGGTTCCCAACCTGGATGATCAAGCTCTTATTCGCGCCGGTGCGGGCAACTACAACTCCATGTGTATCGGCTGTCATTTGGCGCCAGGTGTGGCGGAGACCGAGCTAAGCCAATCGCTTTATCCTGCGCCTCCCAACCTCGCCAAGATCGGTGTCGATGGCAATCCGTCAGCAGCGTTCTGGGTGATCAAGCATGGCATCAAGGCAACGGGTATGCCTGCGTGGGGCAAGAGCATGGGCGATGAGTACATCTGGGGCATGGTTGCCTTCCTTGACCAATTGCCGACGATGGATGCCAAGCAATACCAAGCACTCGTCGCATCCAGTGGCGGCCATCAGCATGGTGGTGGGGAAACGCAAATGCACAATCATGAAGGTCAGCACGGCGACAACAAGCCTGGCCATCATGGCAATAGCGGCGGTGGCGAAGACCATCATGGAACAGGTGATGCCGGAGAGCCTGGCCATCACGATGCCGCGGCTACAGATAGCGAGGGTGGCTCCGCACCTGAGGCAGGTCACCATTCGGACATGAGTAGCGATGATCACCATGCCGGGGATGAGGCCGCCCCAAGCGGCGGAGACCATCATTCCGAGCAAACTCCGAATGCCTCGCCTAAGACCCACACCCACGCCGATGGCAAAGAGCACGTGCATGAAAGCTAA